Proteins found in one Neomonachus schauinslandi chromosome 1, ASM220157v2, whole genome shotgun sequence genomic segment:
- the CD70 gene encoding CD70 antigen, with protein sequence MQRRLRAMMAEEGSGCPVPRLPWASIQRVALVGVVVVAIYCFLCTQRLAQQPQLESPGRDMAELQLNHTGRRQDCRLHWLGGPALGRSFVQGPELDNGQLRVQRGGIYRLHIQVTLANCSSSLGATTPPRATLTVGICSPAAHSISLLRLNFHEGCVVTSQRLTPLARGDTLCTNLTLPLLPSPNTDETFFGVQWVHP encoded by the exons ATGCAGCGCCGGCTGAGGGCCATGATGGCAGAGGAGGGTTCTGGCTGCCCGGTGCCCCGCCTGCCCTGGGCGTCCATCCAGAGGGTCGCTCTGGTGGGCGTTGTGGTAGTTGCGATCTACTGTTTCCTGTGCACGCAGCGCCTCGCGCAGCAGCCGCAGCTCGAGTCACCTGGG cgGGACATGGCTGAGCTCCAGCTGAACCACACAG GACGGCGGCAGGACTGCAGGCTGCACTGGCTGGGAGGCCCAGCCCTGGGCCGCTCCTTCGTGCAAGGACCGGAGCTGGACAACGGGCAGCTGCGTGTCCAGCGCGGTGGCATCTACAGGCTGCACATCCAAGTGACACTGGCCAACTGCTCGTCCTCCCTGGGGGCCACCACGCCCCCCAGGGCCACCTTGACAGTGGGCATCTGCTCCCCAGCAGCCCACAGCATCAGCCTGCTGCGCCTCAACTTCCATGAAGGCTGTGTGGTCACCTCCCAGCGCCTGACACCGTTGGCCCGAGGGGACACGCTCTGCACCAACCTCACCCTACCTCTGCTGCCATCCCCGAACACTGATGAGACCTTTTTTGGGGTTCAGTGGGTACACCCCTAA